ATCTTCACCCTTACCTCAGTTACCTGCTTGATCAGGTTTCTTACCAATCCCACTCAGGGACTTACAGATCACCATCCAATGTCTCTCACAAAACGATACATTTTCGTGAGAGCCAACTTCTTGCTTATCAGACCATTTACTCTCTGGGAGCATTCACAGATTCTGCTGGAAGTAAACCCTTCCTCCAGGCAGGGCTGTGGACAGGGCATGGTCCTACAGGCACTAGGCATCAGACTGCAGTTTCTTTCAGCCCAGCGGGCTGTAAACATGGCTGGTGTGAAAATATTACACCTGTACAGGGACAGGAGCTAACCCCATGACTTAGAGACACTTATAAGGAGTCCGTTggtttggaagggggagaagtAGGCAGGACTGAAGGAGGCTGTGAAGGGAGGCAAATGCTTACCTGGGGCTCCTTCCCCCTCTGCTGGAGGGGACTGTAGTATAGAGTACCATTGGGAAAGAAGGCTCGGCTGAGACATATCACATCGGCCTGCAATGGGGAGTAACCTGAAAACAAAAGAAGGGAACTAAGAGTGAGGGAGCCAGTGAGGAATGAAGCCGGCTCACCATGAGTGCCCAGAGAGTGACAAGGAAGCCCCTCAGTCTGATGCTTCATTGGGGTGATTGGTTGCAAGAGCAAAGAATTTAATTGAGGGAGTGATTCAGTAAGGACCACTTATCTCATGTTCCTAGCTCCATTACTGGGCTGCATTATTGCTGCTATTAATACAGTCTGTTAGGTGTGGGCCTATTTCTGGATACTGCAGTGGACAATTCCCAGAATCTTAACATGTGTAAGAAACATCTTGGGCTGGGGAGGTGATCCAGCATTTGAAGAAAGACCACAAATAGTGGACAGCTGAGGATAGATATATCAATTTCTCAATgaggccaaatctgtggatactaaaATCAGTGGAGCAGAGCCATATTGACAAAAAGGAGATTTTCCTTCCAACTTGAGGATCCTTCCAACTAGAAAAAAATAAACCTATGACATGTTAAAAATGATGGAGGGAGGGGAGTGTTCCAAAAAAAACCTAAAAACAGGGAGCAGTTGTCGTCACTTGCGCAGTTTCCTAGGAGCCTCTTTCTACTTCCCCATTGCTGGGACAGCCTCACTGGAAGTGAGCGGGCCAGATTGACAGAGCTCCGACATCCCCAGTGCTGCTGAAACAACTGCTGAGGTGGTGCTGGACGTGGATTGGTGGGTGAGGAGGGGGGAGCCTCTGCTGCCCCCCTGCCCCATTGCCAAAAATGCTTTTGCTTGGAAGACCTGCAACAGTTTTCCCACTGAAGAAATGTGTTTCAGAcggagcggggggtgggggttagcTGAGGTAGGGCATTCTCTAGTAGCATATCCTTCTCATCTTCAAGTAAAAGCATCCTTCTTGGTGATATTCCATGCTTCCTGTGGTCTGGGGAAGAATGTGTTTCAGTATTTAAAATACACATCAAGTTGCAAAGCAGTGGAACTGAATGTAAGTTTTAAACCTGAGAAACACTTCCCGTCAGTGTTCTTCCCCTACCCCTTTCCAAACAAGCGGGTAGGTTTGCAAGAGGTAATCTTGAGAACTAGCACAACGTTTTGCAAGCATATTGTAAGTAGCatctttgcttccttttcttGTTTGCTTCTGATGAGTATCACCTTGTGAAAGGATGGTATCTTCAGGCTCTTCTGAGAAAACATTTCAAAATACAAACCACATGTTGTGGCTACTGTTACCTTAGCAACCCTTATAGAAAGCACAGCACGTGCAGATGTGTGTTGCCCTTTTACTTACTCAAAACTAGTGTGTGTTTAGAAGGTGGCATAGAATTTCATCACCCTTTCAGCTGAGACactgatttatttttttatatgaggaaaaagcgTATTACTCTTATTGACTGGAAGTTTATACTGTAGATATAGTTAGGTCTAATTCATCATGGCAGGTGGATTCCTGCCTTAGGTGACACCAAGGACTTGAAATGGAATTATCCAGTGGCATATCACCAGCTGAATTTGAAAGCCCTCTCACTTCCAAAAGCAGTTTGGCGTGAGGATCTTACATATAAGGAAAAGCAGCCTAAACTGGTTGGACTTGGTGACCCTTAGgctcccttccaactctatgcttTTATGTTTCTGTGTACATTACTCTTACATGGAGGCAAGATCCAACTTTCTAGAGCAGAACTGCCATTGGCTTAGTGGTAGCACTAATGTCAGGTCTGGCACTAAACAGTAAATAAAAAACATGGTTCTTTTGCTGAGTATTTTTCCTCTTTAGATTAGCACAAGTAGAGGACCCGCAAGTACTTGTGGGGAATCTCTCATTTTCCCACTCCCATTATTTCCTTTTCCATGACAGCCccccagcctctccccttttctagcttctttctcttcttcccacttaCCACTCCTACTTTATGTGTTCTCCTGTCTTCAGTTTtacctccttctctccccctggcagactcttcctgggaaaactcTGCACACTGGTAGCCGCTGGACTGGGCCCAGTTGTGTGCCGGCCACTAAACTGGGCCCAGATGTGCAGCTAGACCTGGGTTAATTACGCAAAtcatgtggtagcaagtcacctaaAGGTTGTTGCCAGGCTTGGTCCTAATGTACTCTCCCTTCAACAGTCAGAACAACCCTAGAAAGAGCCCTTTCCCACTACCTCTGCCTATTATCAACAGAAACTAAGGCTGGCAatagttgtggttgcctagcaacccccacaatAGCCACTGAGATTTCCTTTCTTAAAAGTCCAGTCActtctttattttgggtttttttaaactccCCAGTGGTGATTTTTTGGGTGATTTTTTtataagatttcagatttttctataaACCTGGGACTTTTTTGTTCATGGCCCCAGTCCACATTTAAGTGTGCACAGatgaggccatgttgagaattcgATACCTGGACTTTTTGTTTGAGATAACTTtttatattgattttttaaatattgatTTTTATATTGATTCTGGGGAACCAGTATAGTATAATAATTAGAATGTTgataaaggctgattccgcacacgttggataatgcactttcaatgcactttatcaattgtttgaggtggattttttgttccgcacacaaaaaaatctgttacaaatgatctataaagaggattggaagtgcattatccaacgtgtgcggaatcactccaaaGACTGGGAAGGTTCCGGGTCTACTCTGCAGTGTAGCTTTGTGGTTGACTTTGGGCTAATGTGAAGGATAAAGTAGAGAGAGGGATAAGTATGTACATTATTGTCAGATCTTTGTAGGAGAAAGGGGGATGAATGCACAACTAATTATTCTGTATTTAGGGAAAGGATTCTACAATTGACATCTTCGCTTAATACTATTTGCTCATCTGTAGCATTTGTCTTTTGATTGCATTTAAATATACTGCAGATACTTTCTGAAAGAGGAGACTTCGTCTTTTTGAGGCTATTCTTAAAGTGAGTGACGAGCAACTGTGTTTTGCCAGATTATTCACCAGtcttacttcttctttttttaagtaTTGTGAAACCATACAAGGAGATCATGAGGAATTGCTTTGAGATGTCAGACCTTTGAAGCCAACCCTGTGATCCATATTCTAATGTCTTGTCAGCACTAACAGAATGAAGTTTAAACTACTGTATTATGTTGACAACTCTTTCTAGGCATTTGGAGGAGGTGGTCATTTGGGGGCAGTAATATCAAGATTTGAAAGTACAATAGACCCTCACCATTTGAGAGAACTATAAGTTTCTGGCCTGGCATTAGGCTTGGGGTTGTAGAGCTTTTGTTCCAAAAAGAGGGGACCAGCCTACTTTCATACTGGGTACAGAAGATACTATTTCTGTTTAGGTTTTTGTGGAAttaccccacccccagctgcagTTGTGAAAACAGGATTTGAAATGTGTGGATCTTCtaatgtttgttttgtgtttacTGTTCTGCCATCCTTTTTGGTGACCCTCTGCGGCTGCCTATGGGAGGACATGCTAGTAACAGCTTTTTTATGTCATTCTAAATTTCTTTCTGTTTGAATGAATTCTGAACCACCACCAATTTCATTTGAGGTTAACCAGCTTGGTTCTCTTTTTCATTTAAATTTAATAGtattaatatttttgtttataagttatttttattttgtacttATTATTGgacttatagtccactctccccacaagcaggctcagagctgatcacatcaatttaaaagacataaaaataaaacagattaaaaCCGGTAGCATAAAAGGAGCAAATACAATGTCACAAATCCACCCTCAGCAGCACACATTGCGCAGTCCCGTATACAGTCATTTTGGGCTTGTGGGGGCTGGAGACAGTcaacaaatgaaaaaagcaaagaccagggagggGACATCCCCCTCCCTGGCAGAAGGCCGAATCAGAAACCTgtttgcctcaaccaccaaaggcatggcggaacatctctgactTTCAGGCCCGGTGGACTGTTAGATCAGGCCAAGTGTCCACCTAGTACAGTACCTTCTTTCCTATAATGACCTGTCAGATGATTCCAGGAAGAACGTGAAAAGGTTATGAAGGCAGTAGCCTTCCACTGCTCCTACCCATCTCCTACAAAGATGCACTAATGCTTATATGCATTCTGTGGTGGTTAAGCTCAATAGTCAAGCTGCAAACCAAAGATTTCCTAATATGAATTAGGTTCAAATCTTCTCTTGTAGCCACTGTAAAAAACTGGTCCTAAATCTGCTAAGGCTTAAAGAACAGCAACTAGCAAAATTGCATGATGAAGTCAGGATTTAAATGTGGTCTGACAGCCCTCATTAATGTGACTAGGTAATAAAATGTGTGATCCATCCAAAGTTAGGCACTGTTGACTCTTCTTGGTTGCAGTGGAAGAGTTAAGTGCATGTTTAATTTTCTCCAATTTAAATTGAAGAAAATTAAAGTTTCTTTACTTTAATAGAGTCTTGTATTATTTTTTTACTGAAAAGAGGTGTAGGTTGGATCCTACCTAAAACTTCTGCATGTGCAAACTGGGGTAAGGATTTTAGCTGATTCCTTCCCCTAATTCCACCCTCCAGCAACTTTCACAACCCCCCAGGAGCAGCAGGGGGTCATTTAAGGAGGGAGTGGAAGGGAAGTTCTACTTTTATGGAGAGAAATCCTTCCATCTTCAGAAATTGTAGGCAGGATCcaggcagggctggcgcgcccatagaggccaggtaggcagtggcctcaggcgcgagggcactggagaggtgccggagggggtgtcgggggcagaggcatgtgctgtggagctggtgtggctggcccgcagctgctgcagccagccagccctgtgctgctgctgccgctgccacatgacccagccgggcgcagcagccatgagccgctgccggggcagcgtgcggagcacggagcagcctccgcccgccaccccagccatccgccggcaaatgcccctggcttgcgctgcgcgatgacatcatcacgcgatgatgtcatcgcgcagtctGTGGCGCGTGCGCTGtgcacgcggggggggggggggtgccgcaggcgccagaaaccctggtgccagcagTGGATCCTGGGCATTACATAAATGAGCTAGTTCTAAAGTCCTTTATTATGTCTAACTCTTAACTGTCAGTTTGACATTAAATTTGCTCTCACGATCTTTAAAGCACTGACCTACTGTGATGAGGAGCCTTAAACTTTTTTTTGTAGTCCTAGCTTTTCTTGATTTTAGAGTAAAAAAGAAACATCTGAGAAAAGTGGAGAATTGTGAAACAGCAAAACAAATGTTGATTTTGttagtattttgttttattgtgcTATATTTACTTGTATATACTTTAAACAGATATTCATAAGATTTTTACAGACATATAAAAACACTTCTTGTATCTTGCTTCAAACCCTAAAAATGGGCAAAAGGCATGGCAAAACTCCACAAAGTTTTCAGCTCAGAAAGCCGCATGGAAGTTGGTTGAAACATTCACTCCTGTCCTTTTTCTAGCTTGAATTCAGGCCACTGTTCCAAGTTTATACTCAGTTCAATGCTGAGAATTTACATAATTAAACATGTCGGCTAATTTTCCTGTGATTTGTCTCTAAAAGTAACACAGTACCAAAGCTTGCACCATCCAGATGTCATTCCATGCACTGCCCTGCTCAGCATTTCTCCTGGGTTTTTAAGATGGAAAGTTGGTGCCTTGTAAAACCAAGTGCTAAGCTTTCTACCATCTTATTGATATGGAAAAAAATACTTAGTAATAGCCTTCACCTCAGCCTTTGTTCTGTCTctttcagttcctctggaggattttaaaaaaaataagtctcaTTCAACATTTTTAAATCTCATTTACCAATCCTGCATTTCATGAAAACTCCCCACCCATGCATTTTTGATACTTTCTGATCGCACAGGAACTTTATTCGTTCCCTAATTATTTTTGACCCCGCAAAATCCCTTACCTGTGCCTCAGATAAATTAGGAttaggattagaggtgggcacagactgggaaaacccCACAGACAGCTGGCCCATGGTCTGtcaattttcatggaccatggaccatgaattTTTCACTGATCAGCCCAGTTTGTGGACCAGTTCATCGGTCCGTGGTCCTTCACTtctggcagccctagctctgcctccttcacacccagagagcctaaacttgcagagaatcttcagcagcctctcctccagccaccctccaagtttggtcaagattgcatttcagatgtctgagttacagacccccaaagcagccacccccaggaaacttccagtagatactggagccacaaatgccaattgacttgaattggctagcagcaccaaaaagttacaatgaggcaaaatcaaacagaaaagggtggtggaagagccccctcactcatcacacagacaccttcccagccgttgcctagggaattaattcttgctccttgctcacatagagaagaatgggagctctctggttggcagacagagctgcctatcaaggttttgagggctaagattggctgcagaacatccacccctcccttgcagaatgggagctctctgtttggcaGGCCGAGCTGTTTTGAGGGCtatgattggctgcagaatgttcacgcctccattgcctagggaattcattcttgttccttgctccatagagcagaatgtgagctctctggttggtaggcagagctgcctatcaaggttttaagagctgcaaaaggtctgcagacatcccctccattgtccagggaattgatagatcagtgccaggatgtctggactcatggaccaacagaccagcccaaatggactaaaattcatgaaaaaagtgagtcccacaaactgtgtgttcgcgaaccatgaaccgggttGGACCGTGTctaatttaggtctgttttctaGACCTCTAATTAGGATGGAAAGGaacaaagcattttaaaatgctgcaagttAAAGTGTTTAAATATTGTCTGACAAAGGGTAATCCTTACTCTTAATACATCATGACATTTTGCTctttaagaaacaaacaaattggAGTGGTTTAGGCTTAGATTAATGTGTGTGGTTTCCCCTGAATCATATCATTTGTGAAAGAATTCCCCTTCTCAGTCATACTCTGTTTCCAGCTCCTGGCCTCTTTCATCTGCTTGCTCTGTCTAGCTGTTGTAGTCAACTTAATGCCAGTATGAAAAATATTCCAGGGGGGAGGGAATTGTCTGAGTCACATGGTTGATTGCCTAGCTGCCTACCATGTGATAGGAGTTGAAGACTGGTTGAATATTACCAGTAGATTGTGCTGACTTATTTTGTAGGCCCAATGGGATTCCTATTTAGGCTTGGTTTGGCCAATGGTCTGTCATGGATTTACAGTATAGcaacaaaaatatataataatttCTGTGAAATAGAGACTGAAAAGGCAACAGGAGTGGAATAAATGGTTTGAGTGCTGCAGATCAATTGCTGAAAACTACTTACAGCTGCCTACTTACGACACACTTTTTCCTGAAAAAACATCACTTTTCTTAATTGTGTGATAATTTTATATAGTTCCCCACCTATGAACAAGGAAATGTTAAATGCTTCCTTCCGGATACAGCTTTTGTACCTATTGCTTGCTTTTGCAACAGTCGTAGAACATATGTATTGCACTCTAATAATTCAAAGAAAATCAATTTAATTCCCAACTGTTTTCCTGTCAAGAGAACCAGTTCATAATGTGATTCAGCCCTCTGGCTTGCAttactaacaatgaaatcctaaacagagttactctagtttaagcccattgatttcagagagcttagactggagtaactcttcttaggatttcactgtaagatccAGAAATGGAAATGTGTAGAAATGAATGTTCTATACTCTGTGGTGAAAACATCACATGCAACGGCTTTCTTGAAAAATATacaattccattttttaaaaaaagcaaggaaTTTGATTTTCCTTTTTTTGATTGCTCATATAGATGCTTCATGAGCCACTCACCTGCTCTTTGGAGATTCAGAAcactggcttttttaaaaagagtagttCATGCCTTTTGGtattacaaatattttttttaatcaagtgtATTGAGGTATGTTTCAAATGTTCCTTTTCAATCACCTTTTTCCATTTAGTGATGTTGTAACATTAGACATGTGAGCATCGCCAATATCACGGGAGCTTTCTTCATGAGCTGTTCGGGCAACACTTGATAGTGATATGCTTCCTTGACGTCTCAAGattttcattattgtacttttgtatcctctgcatgcaaagaaatAGATTAAAGGATCCAAGCAGCAGTTTAAATTCATCAGGAACACAGTGTAGTGGAGTGTCTTCTGGAAGACTTGTTTGACACTGCATTCAAGACTATCATCTCCAAATATAATCTTCATAATCATATGTTTGATAATTGCCACATGATAAGGAGTGAGGCAAACAATGAAGACCACAATGATGAAAATAATTGTATTGATGGCCTTTCTGTTTGTTCCTGATTTTTCtgcaagtgggtttttttttgctttttgataAAGTCTACAACTAATTTTAGAATAACAGACTAATGTAATCCCAAGGGGAATTATGTATCCAAGTAAACAAGCGCCAAGAAGCATCCAAGGGAGATTCGGTATTTTTTCAAAGTTTGGATATTCCATGCATGtgttcctttttccttcttcGTGTGACATGTTTAGTGTAACTAATGGGAGAGTCTGAGCTAATACAAGAAACCACACTGAACAACAAATGTATGCGGCGCATCTCACTGTTCTGATCCTTGTGCGCAGTGGGTGCACCACAGCTACAAACCTATCAATACTCAAACATGTCATGAAGTTCACTGCAGCATAAATGTTGATGTAAAAAATGAGTGCAGTGAGTTTgcagagttcttctccaaatGGCCAATGAAAGCCCATTGCGTAGTATGTGATTCTTGCAGGCAAAGCAGTAGTAAAAAGAAGGTCTGACACAACAAGGTTCGTTGAGTAAAGAGTAGTAGAATTGATCTTTTTCCTGTTTTTAATTACCACAATGAGAGCAAGTACATTTCCAGGCACTCCTATTATGAAAATAAGGCTATAGAATGCAGGCAGTAAGATACGTGCTGAATCTTCATGCTCATATAGATCACAGTTATTAGTCGGGTGTGTTGTGGAGTGATTGAGCGATTGAGGAGTGGTTGAGCCTGTTTCCATAACTGGTGGGTCTCCAGGAAGTTCAGCAGGCCTAGCAAAAAGAGCAGAAGAAATAGAATTGAGTACAGACAATCACTGCTTGTCTTTACAACAGTCAGCATTTTGGAAAACAAACTGGATGGCAGAGAAATGATTTGTaaagtttttcttaatttcaAAGTTCTGGGAATCTCTGAGCTTGAGaacataaatttgaaatgagaagGATTTTGACTTTGAAAGCAATGAAAATAACTGGTTTCTTAAATGTTCTTATGATAACCTTGCATTTGAATAGATCAGTCTACAAACTGGGGAAGTTATAAAGAGACTGCTTTCCTGTAAGTGAGAATATGAAGCTGCACCTGTGGAATGACCACAGGCTTTTGTCTGAAGTGTTTGTTGGGAAACACAAAGTGAAAAGTTTGAGATTAAGCTTTGAGTTTCTGCTTAAATTCTgtggctttttctttcttttcggggacataaaaaaggtaaaggtagtccactgtgcaagcactgagacatcactgacccacaggggggatgtcgcatcatgacatttccttggcagtttgccactgccttccccagtcatctacactttagcccccaggaaactgggtactcattttattgacctcggaaggatggaaggctgagtcaacattGAGCTggttacttgaacccggcttccgccaggatcgaactcacgtcatgagcagaacttggactgtagtactgcagcttaccattctgcgccacGGGACAGATTGACTTATTTTATTAAGCAATCCTGCAACGTTTCACTCCCCTTTATTCCTCTCTTGGTATGAAACATCTATACCAGCTCCTCCCTATATTTCTCTGAAATTACCTGTATTATGCTGCCTCCCTCACTTCCGTAGCATTTCCAAAtgattttgctgccaccaaaggctcttgCCTTAGATCTCTTAGTTTAACCCAAAGTACAGGATGGCTTAGTTATATTTGGTAAAATAAGAGAATGGTCAGTGCATGGAGGGGAGTTTGTGAGATAATGGGAATCCTTTATTCTGATATAAAATGGCTCCCCCTACCAAACAGAAATATAGTTTATTAATAGTTAGTATAAAGCTTAAAGGTTTCAATGTAGCTCAAAAGTTAAATGGTTTCATTTAGCATGTTAGTTCTTGGTTACAAGACAGCTGTATGTCTTCTCCCCTTTGATTCTCTTAAATAAACTTAGTCATAAAAGCTTATTTTCCTCATTTGCCACTTAGGTTAAATCTTCTACATAAGGAACACAGACTTTCCACAGTCTCTGGCATGCTAtcttcctccctgccccccaaCCCCATGTTCACTTTGCCTCCAGAgttacagctaccatccaatcataaTACACTTCACAGTCACCCATCCAGCCCACCCCTATTTTACTCCAGAGGCCTGCTTTTTAAACCATAGGAAACTACATGCAAAACCACACATTAGTTtgtagaaataaaacacacaaaatatttatatggcaaaacattacaaatcCTATAAATGTTATTCATTTGGAATTAAGGGTATCTCATTTGGAATTAATGGTATCTCATGATACCATTGATTATGGTACTTCATACAAGACCGATGGAACACAATCAGTTGTGTTATTTGTGGAAAAGAAGTGGACATAAGAGGAGAGAACACTCTTGGATCATGTTATAAGACGAGCTAAGCTTTATTACAAAGAGCATTATGCTTTTAATAAATATAAAGCTTTATGAGGATTGTGATATAAAAATGGATTAGTGTACTTGTAAAGCCATGGGCATGGACAACGTACTTATGCAGAAGGGCACATGCAAAAACACggagagtgtcagactgggatctggaagactagggcttgaatccccattctgcctggaagctcactaggtgtccttgggcctgtcacactcagcctaacttacctcacagggttgttgtgaagacaaaatgtagaagagaagaatgatgtacgctgctttgagtctccatttatattggtataaatgaagtaaataaataaacatatatcATCCTCCTTCCACTCTTGCTGAGAGGCAGAATAGATTTGTGAAATGCTGTCAGGTGCACATATGCAAGGCTTTTTTTGTGGAAATACTAACCAGTatggagtactggcaccttttgggggggcGGGCTCTCATAAATCCTGATGGGGGAACTGGTGGAAAGTGGCACAGCTTTATATATGActactggcaccttttttaatCAAAAAAATTCTGCATATATGTATCTTAACATTCTTCCTTGCTTTCTGCACAAACTCCTTTCTTGCTTTCCTCACAGTGCTGTATTTTTCCCCAAATACTTCTAAAAATTGGCCTACATACGTCGCTAAGTTGtctttctcttttatttgttttGTAAACCTTTTCCTCCAGTCCAACACCCCCTCCACACGCTCATTGTATGGCTATAGTTAGTTGTGCCCGCTTGTGGGAGCAAAAAAAAGGGCTCTGAGGTTAGAAaaggttgttgttatttaaaaaccCTACATTAAAAATTCCTTGTAAGTAAAAATCTAGCACGACATGTGACGGACTAGGCAAAAACCTTTATCTCTGATGCGATTTCTTTTTTATCTGCACAGAGTTTTTACGTGGGGGAGGGATATGAAAAGTATGACCCTCCAACATGGGCAGTCTGAAGTAGTGCTGCCCGTACTACCACCTCATTTATATACCAGGCATTAGGAACTGCTGAGAAAAGAAAGACTTGGTTGTTCGGAATtgtgattttaaagtttaaaagttaaagtttGGTTATAACAGTAAAAACAATGGTTGTGTGTCTTCAGGTACCAAGCTTTTCTGCAATTTCATCTTTTGCTGAGTATAGCATGTTATATGGTTAGCAATCCAAATGGTGTACAATGTTATTATATAGCTATCTTGTAGTATAGTTAATGTTAGCAACTTaactattttaatattatttctgCACTTTTATAGCCATCTGGGATGATAAAGTCTCCCTTTCTCTCTTGTTACAACTTTTTGTGTAGAAGAACATGTAGCCCATTGCCCTCCTACATCTTCTAAAAGTCTAAAATTGGTATACCACTCGAATTAAACAGTGTTAGCTATATAGAAAATGTTAAAATGTTCCTGTGTGAAAAGATACTTGCAATC
The DNA window shown above is from Eublepharis macularius isolate TG4126 chromosome 3, MPM_Emac_v1.0, whole genome shotgun sequence and carries:
- the GPR183 gene encoding G-protein coupled receptor 183 is translated as METGSTTPQSLNHSTTHPTNNCDLYEHEDSARILLPAFYSLIFIIGVPGNVLALIVVIKNRKKINSTTLYSTNLVVSDLLFTTALPARITYYAMGFHWPFGEELCKLTALIFYINIYAAVNFMTCLSIDRFVAVVHPLRTRIRTVRCAAYICCSVWFLVLAQTLPLVTLNMSHEEGKRNTCMEYPNFEKIPNLPWMLLGACLLGYIIPLGITLVCYSKISCRLYQKAKKNPLAEKSGTNRKAINTIIFIIVVFIVCLTPYHVAIIKHMIMKIIFGDDSLECSVKQVFQKTLHYTVFLMNLNCCLDPLIYFFACRGYKSTIMKILRRQGSISLSSVARTAHEESSRDIGDAHMSNVTTSLNGKR